The following proteins are co-located in the Triticum aestivum cultivar Chinese Spring chromosome 1A, IWGSC CS RefSeq v2.1, whole genome shotgun sequence genome:
- the LOC123188435 gene encoding ribonuclease II, chloroplastic/mitochondrial: MRPSPMAARAASGCSSAALAFFRLRPLARAARLAPAGRSAFGATAACRGRLVDSVLQELRSRRRVRVSARTGLQGTKELSDSKIEKRTIQKGLLLEFHKDSERSLLAVVERPDGKKNWVVTDQNGILSSIKPQQVTYVVPGTMDFDCSRIAEFLEKAQDLLDPTILECAWMELSEKDKSVTVEEFADIVYGSKESLESYCAHFLLSRDIVYFVKVESRGSSIYQPRPSSQVDELLRRKLAKEAADKELEEFVHLLKSAKALPLGSKPPKNSWLMEEKVKQKIESLQAYAVDACNDEQRRMAGNILKAMGFARTSSAALKLLINVGYFPVHVNLDLFRYDVQTTYTEKVLSVAEELLVDCPDSDKHVRKDLSNLRVYAIDVDEADELDDALSATRLPDGRIKVWIHVADPTCFLQPRSILDREAMHRGTSIFLPTATFPMFPERLAMNAMSLQQGTDCRSVSVSVILHPDGSIAEYSIENSVIKPTYMLTYEGATELLYMNLEEEEDLRILQEAASLRAQWRRSQGSIDTAMIEPRIKVANPDDPEPNINLYVEDQTNPAMQLVSEMMILCGEAVAAFGSDNNIPLPYRGHPQSNTAVSAFAYLPEGPARSVANISVLRAAEMDFRKPVAHGVLGIPGYVQFTSPIRRYVDLLAHYQVKAFLRGESPPYSAGDLEGMTFIASMHVKVARKLHSNSLRYWLLEYLRRQPKGRKYRALVLKFIKDRMATLLLVDVGIQVTTVVAAGKVGDEASVVVEMVRPRDDILSVMEIAQDMEE, encoded by the exons ATGCGGCCATCGCCCatggcggcgagggcggcgagcgggTGCTCCTCGGCGGCGCTGGCCTTCTTCCGCCTCCGCCcgctcgcccgcgccgcccgcctGGCCCCCGCGGGCCGCTCCGCGTTCGGCGCCACTGCCGCCTGCCGGGGCCGCCTCGTCGACTCCGTCCTCCAGGAGCTCCGGTCCCGCAGGCGGGTCCGGGTCTCCGCAAG GACAGGATTGCAGGGCACAAAGGAACTGTCGGATAGTAAGATAGAGAAGAGAACAATACAAAAAGGATTGCTGCTTGAATTTCACAAAGATTCTGAGAGATCCTTGCTCGCTGTTGTCGAAAGGCCTGATGGGAAGAAAAACTGGGTAGTCACTGACCAG AATGGTATCTTATCTTCTATAAAGCCCCAGCAGGTGACATATGTTGTACCTGGTACCATGGATTTTGATTGTTCAAGAATAGCTGAATTTCTCGAGAAAGCGCAGGATCTCTTG GACCCTACTATCTTGGAATGTGCCTGGATGGAGCTTTCTGAGAAGGACAAATCAGTAACTGTTGAGGAGTTTGCCGAT ATAGTTTATGGCAGCAAGGAGTCTCTGGAAAGCTACTGTGCACACTTTTTGTTGTCACGGGATATTGTGTATTTTGTGAAGGTGGAGAGCAGAGGTTCTTCCATATACCAGCCTCGCCCATCTTCTCAG GTGGATGAACTTTTACGACGGAAGCTTGCTAAAGAGGCCGCCGATAAGGAACTGGAAGAATTTGTCCACCTACTCAAGTCTGCTAAAGCATTGCCTCTAGGCTCTAAGCCTCCAAAAAATTCATGGTTGATGGAAGAGAAAGTGAAACAAAAAATCGAGTCTCTTCAGGCATATGCAGTTGATGCGTGTAATGATGAACAAAGAAGAATGGCGGGAAAT ATTCTGAAGGCTATGGGTTTTGCACGGACGTCATCAGCTGCCCTAAAGCTCCTTATAAATGTGGGTTACTTCCCCGTGCATGTCAATCTTGATCTTTTCAGGTATGATGTTCAAACCACGTATACCGAGAAAGTTTTGTCTGTTGCTGAGGAGCTTCTGGTGGATTGTCCTGATTCAGATAAG CATGTCAGGAAGGATCTTTCAAATTTGAGAGTGTATGCCATTGATGTGGATGAGGCTGATGAA CTTGATGATGCATTAAGTGCAACTAGACTACCTGATGGTAGGATAAAGGTCTGGATACATGTAGCTGACCCAACATGCTTTCTTCAACCCCGGAGCATCCTTGACAG GGAAGCAATGCACAGAGGAACCTCCATATTTTTACCAACTGCCACCTTTCCGATGTTCCCAGAGAGGCTTGCCATGAATGCTATGAGTTTGCAACAGGGTACAGATTGTAGATCTGTAAGCGTATCTGTGATTTTGCATCCAGATGGAAG CATTGCAGAATATTCGATAGAGAACTCAGTAATCAAACCTACCTACATGTTAACATATGAGGGTGCAACTGAATTGCTGTACATGAAtctggaagaagaggaagacctgAGGATTCTTCAAGAAGCTGCTTCACTTCGTGCACAATGGCGTCGTAGTCAG GGTTCAATCGACACTGCTATGATAGAACCTCGTATCAAGGTGGCAAATCCTGATGATCCTGAACCAAACATTAATTTATATGTTGAAGATCAAACCAACCCAGCAATGCAGCTTGTATCTGAGATGATGATACTGTgtggggaggcggtggctgcgttTGGTTCTGACAACAACATTCCTTTGCCATACAGAGGGCATCCCCAGTCTAATACAGCTGTGTCAGCATTTGCCTATCTACCTGAAGGGCCTGCCAGGAGCGTTGCCAATATCAGTGTGCTTCGTGCTGCAGAAATGGATTTTCGAAAACCTGTAGCACACGGTGTCCTCGGAATTCCTGGCTATGTACAGTTCACCTCCCCTATTCGAAGATATGTCGACCTGCTTGCTCATTATCAG GTAAAGGCTTTTCTTAGAGGCGAATCTCCACCATATTCAGCTGGTGATCTGGAAGGGATGACATTTATTGCGAGCATGCATGTTAAAGTAGCTAGGAAGCTCCATAGCAACAGCTTACGTTACTGGTTGCTGGAGTACTTAAGGAGGCAGCCAAAGGGGAGGAAGTATAGAGCACTCGTACTTAAGTTCATCAAGGATCGCATGGCAACATTGCTTTTGGTGGAT GTCGGGATTCAGGTCACAACCGTGGTTGCAGCCGGGAAAGTGGGAGATGAAGCGAGTGTCGTTGTGGAAATGGTTCGTCCCCGCGACGACATCTTATCAGTTATGGAGATTGCACAAGACATGGAGGAGTAA
- the LOC123085092 gene encoding epsin-1-like: MAALFTAKLGRQASGYLQDKYKKARLALGDVTPAELAVQEATNDDACVPDAKTLASIAEAAFDIDDYWRIANVLHRRLGCVHDWKEWRPVYKALVVLEFLLTHGPEELPGDFLPDMQALRDLRGFTYTDDKGFDWGASMQRRADSVVGLLTDADRLKDARQRVRSLSFSHDGRAGSPTSSVASSGSSRASRGTWSFASSSPHYSDSPTFVCLCGPNVDYRHDKKFDAYTADDKRDLVDDQEVDDYPTPHSQGSWLEESASLSGSPVSCGSARSAGGGRRASGFNSLSQPERRNSSKKLQRQLSLHY; encoded by the exons ATGGCCGCGTTGTTCACGGCGAAGCTAGGGCGTCAGGCGTCCGGGTACCTGCAGGACAAGTACAAGAAGGCGAGGCTGGCCCTCGGCGACGTAACTCCGGCAGAGCT GGCTGTGCAGGAGGCGACCAACGACGACGCGTGCGTCCCGGACGCCAAGACGCTGGCGTCCATCGCGGAGGCGGCCTTCGACATCGACGACTACTGGCGGATCGCCAACGTGCTCCACCGCCGCCTCGGCTGCGTCCACGACTGGAAGGAGTGGCGGCCGGTCTACAAGGCGCTCGtcgtcctcgagttcctcctcACCCACGGCCCCGAGGAGCTCCCCGGGGACTTCCTCCCGGACATGCAGGCCCTGCGCGACCTCCGCGGCTTCACCTACACCGACGACAAGGGCTTCGACTGGGGCGCCTCCATGCAGCGCCGTGCCGACAGCGTCGTCGGCCTCCTCACCGACGCCGACCGCCTCAAGGACGCGCGCCAGAGGGTCCGCTCCCTGTCCTTCTCCCACGACGGCCGCGCCGGCAGCCCCACCTCCTCCGTCGCCTCCTCGGGCTCCTCCCGGGCCTCCCGCGGCACCTGGTccttcgcctcctcctcgccgcacTACTCCGATAGCCCCACCTTCGTCTGCCTCTGCGGCCCCAACGTCGACTACCGCCATGACAAGAAGTTCGACGCCTACACCGCCGACGACAAGCGTGATCTCGTCGACGACCAGGAGGTCGACGACTACCCTACTCCGCACAGCCAAGGAAGCTGGCTCGAGGAATCGGCCTCCTTGTCCGGCTCCCCGGTCAGCTGCGGCAGCGCCAGAAGCGCCGGCGGTGGCAGGAGGGCGTCCGGCTTCAATAGCTTGTCTCAGCCTGAGAGAAGGAACAGCAGCAAGAAGCTCCAGCGCCAGCTTTCCTTGCACTATTAA